One Symphalangus syndactylus isolate Jambi chromosome 9, NHGRI_mSymSyn1-v2.1_pri, whole genome shotgun sequence DNA segment encodes these proteins:
- the LOC129490367 gene encoding ras-related protein Rap-1b-like isoform X3, whose amino-acid sequence MHEYKLVILGPGGVGKSALNVQFVQGIFVEKYDPMIEDSYRKQVEVDTQQCMLAILDTAGTVPMITVGNKYDLEDERVVGKEQGQNLARQWNNCAFLDSSTKSKINVNGIFYDLVWQINRKTPVPGKARKKSSCQLL is encoded by the exons ATGCATGAGTATAAGCTAGTCATTCTTGGCCCAGGAGGCGTTGGAAAGTCTGCTTTGAATGTACAATTTGTTCAAggaatttttgttgaaaaatatgATCCTATGATAGAAGATTCTTATAGAAAGCAAGTTGAAGTAGATACACAACAGTGTATGCTTGCAATCTTGGATACTGCAGGAAC TGTTCCAATGATTACTGTTGGTAATAAGTATGACTTGGAAGATGAAAGAGTTGTAGGGAAGGAACAAGGTCAAAATCTAGCAAGACAATGGAACAACTGTGCATTCTTAGATTCTTctacaaaatcaaaaataaatgttaatgggATCTTTTATGACCTAGTGTGGCAGATTAACAGAAAAActccagtgcctgggaaggctcGCAAAAAGTCATCATGTCAGCTGCTTTAA
- the LOC129490367 gene encoding ras-related protein Rap-1b-like isoform X2 yields MHEYKLVILGPGGVGKSALEQFIARRDLYMRNGQGFALVYSITAQSTFNDLQDLREHIRRVKDTDDVPMITVGNKYDLEDERVVGKEQGQNLARQWNNCAFLDSSTKSKINVNGIFYDLVWQINRKTPVPGKARKKSSCQLL; encoded by the exons ATGCATGAGTATAAGCTAGTCATTCTTGGCCCAGGAGGCGTTGGAAAGTCTGCTTT GGAACAATTTATAGCGAGGAGGGATTTGTACATGAGAAATGGACAAGGCTTTGCATTAGTTTATTCCATCACAGCACAGTCCACATTTAATGATTTGCAAGACTTGAGAGAACACATTCGTCGAGTTAAAGACACTGATGATGTTCCAATGATTACTGTTGGTAATAAGTATGACTTGGAAGATGAAAGAGTTGTAGGGAAGGAACAAGGTCAAAATCTAGCAAGACAATGGAACAACTGTGCATTCTTAGATTCTTctacaaaatcaaaaataaatgttaatgggATCTTTTATGACCTAGTGTGGCAGATTAACAGAAAAActccagtgcctgggaaggctcGCAAAAAGTCATCATGTCAGCTGCTTTAA
- the LOC129490367 gene encoding ras-related protein Rap-1b-like isoform X1, translating into MHEYKLVILGPGGVGKSALNVQFVQGIFVEKYDPMIEDSYRKQVEVDTQQCMLAILDTAGTEQFIARRDLYMRNGQGFALVYSITAQSTFNDLQDLREHIRRVKDTDDVPMITVGNKYDLEDERVVGKEQGQNLARQWNNCAFLDSSTKSKINVNGIFYDLVWQINRKTPVPGKARKKSSCQLL; encoded by the coding sequence ATGCATGAGTATAAGCTAGTCATTCTTGGCCCAGGAGGCGTTGGAAAGTCTGCTTTGAATGTACAATTTGTTCAAggaatttttgttgaaaaatatgATCCTATGATAGAAGATTCTTATAGAAAGCAAGTTGAAGTAGATACACAACAGTGTATGCTTGCAATCTTGGATACTGCAGGAACGGAACAATTTATAGCGAGGAGGGATTTGTACATGAGAAATGGACAAGGCTTTGCATTAGTTTATTCCATCACAGCACAGTCCACATTTAATGATTTGCAAGACTTGAGAGAACACATTCGTCGAGTTAAAGACACTGATGATGTTCCAATGATTACTGTTGGTAATAAGTATGACTTGGAAGATGAAAGAGTTGTAGGGAAGGAACAAGGTCAAAATCTAGCAAGACAATGGAACAACTGTGCATTCTTAGATTCTTctacaaaatcaaaaataaatgttaatgggATCTTTTATGACCTAGTGTGGCAGATTAACAGAAAAActccagtgcctgggaaggctcGCAAAAAGTCATCATGTCAGCTGCTTTAA